A single Triticum dicoccoides isolate Atlit2015 ecotype Zavitan chromosome 2A, WEW_v2.0, whole genome shotgun sequence DNA region contains:
- the LOC119352674 gene encoding ABC transporter B family member 4-like gives MDTAAVAAEGEEESVGQQEKVSFMGMFRYADGTDLLLMLVGTVAALANGVSQPLMTIIFGDTLNAFGDATGDDVLQRVNKVVLKFVYLGIGTTIVSFLQVSCWTLTGERQATRIRSLYLKSVLRQDISFFDLEMTTGQIVSRMSGDTVLVQDAIGEKVGKFQSLVATFVGGFIVGFVKGWLLSLVMLASIPPVVLTGAVVAKLLSKISSRRQASYSAAGNVVEQTIGAIKTVVSFNGEKQAITTYNKLIHKSYKTAVEEGLTNGFGMGSAFFALFSSYGLAIWYGGKLALTKGYTGGQVITVILAIIIGAGTLGNAAPCMTAFVEGQSAAHRLFTTIRRKPKIDPDDNNGKQLEDMRGEVELKVVYFSYPARPEQLIFDGFSLLVPSGTTMAIVGESGSGKSTVVSLVERFYDPHDGEVLIDGINIKSLHLDSIRGKIGLVSQEPVLFMTSIKDNITYGKEDATIEEIKRAAELANAAIFIDKLPNGYDTMVGQRGAQLSGGQKQRIAIARAIIKNPKILLLDEATSALDVESERIVQEALDRIMVDRTTLVVAHRLTTVRNADCISVVQQGKIVEQGSHDELVLNLDGAYSQLVLLQESHKEHKIDRRLSTPRSKSKSLSMKRSISGSIGNSSGHSFTLPFGLPSAIEFPGGNETHGQNREELNGDGEVPKKAPMVQLALLNKPEVPILLLGSLAAAVHGVLFPVFGLILSGAIKAFYEQPDKLRKDTSFWGLMCVVMGIISIISIPVEFSLFGLAGGKLIERIRALSFQSIVHQEVAWFDDPRNSSGALGARLSIDSSNVRRLVGDNLSLMVQIISNLVTGVVIAIIADWKLALIIICVIPLTGIQGYANVKFLNGFSQDAKMMNEDASQVATDAVSSIRTVASFCSEKRITRIYEQKCEASKNQGFKTGIAGGIGFGFSFLMLYLTYALCFYVGGQFVRHGKSNFGDVFEVFFALMLATLGVSQTSAMASDSKKAKDSAISVFALLDRKSEIDSSSNEGLTLDELKGNIDFRHVSFNYPTRPDVVIFNNFTLHIPYGKTIALVGESGCGKSTVISLLERFYNPDSGTILLDGVEIKSLNINWLRKQTGLVSQEPVLFNDTIRANIAYGKDGEVSEEEVIAAAKASNAHEFISSLPQGYETSVGERGIQLSGGQKQRVAIARAILKDPKILLLDEATSALDAESERIVQHALDHVMVGRTTVAVAHRLSTIKGADIIAVLKDGAIVEKGGHESLMNIKDGVYASLVELRSAHHENA, from the exons GTGGTTCTAAAATTTGTCTACTTGGGTATCGGAACAACAATCGTCTCCTTTCTTC AGGTGTCATGTTGGACACTTACCGGTGAAAGGCAAGCGACACGCATTCGATCTCTATACCTCAAATCTGTCTTGAGACAGGATATATCATTCTTTGACCTAGAAATGACAACTGGGCAGATCGTTTCGAGAATGTCCGGTGATACTGTCCTAGTTCAGGATGCTATTGGTGAGAAG GTTGGCAAGTTTCAATCACTTGTGGCTACTTTCGTTGGTGGTTTCATTGTAGGTTTCGTGAAAGGATGGCTTCTATCTCTTGTCATGTTGGCATCCATACCTCCAGTTGTACTTACTGGAGCAGTAGTTGCAAAACTGTTGTCCAAAATATCAAGCAGACGTCAAGCATCATACAGTGCTGCAGGTAATGTTGTCGAACAGACAATTGGCGCTATAAAAACA GTTGTTTCTTTCAATGGGGAGAAGCAGGCCATCACAACGTACAATAAACTAATACACAAATCATACAAGACTGCTGTTGAGGAAGGACTTACTAATGGCTTTGGCATGGGCTCTGCTTTCTTTGCACTCTTCTCTAGCTATGGTTTAGCCATCTGGTATGGTGGAAAGTTGGCTCTTACAAAAGGATACACAGGAGGACAAGTCATCACAGTCATATTGGCTATCATTATTGGGGCAGG GACTTTAGGTAATGCAGCCCCATGTATGACTGCCTTTGTAGAAGGACAATCAGCAGCACACCGACTGTTCACAACAATAAGGAGAAAACCAAAGATTGATCCTGATGACAATAATGGTAAGCAATTGGAAGATATGAGGGGAGAAGTTGAGCTGAAGGTTGTATATTTTAGCTACCCAGCAAGGCCTGAGCAATTGATATTTGATGGATTCTCACTTCTTGTGCCTAGTGGCACTACAATGGCTATAGTTGGGGAGAGTGGGAGCGGCAAGTCAACTGTGGTTAGTCTTGTAGAGAGATTCTATGATCCACATGATGGTGAGGTTTTAATTGACGGGATCAATATCAAGAGTTTACATCTTGATTCAATAAGAGGGAAAATTGGTCTTGTTAGCCAAGAGCCAGTGCTATTTATGACCTCAATTAAAGACAACATAACATATGGCAAGGAAGATGCAACAATTGAGGAGATCAAGAGAGCAGCTGAGCTCGCTAATGCAGCAATTTTCATCGATAAGTTGCCCAAT GGTTATGACACAATGGTTGGCCAACGTGGTGCTCAACTTTCAGGGGGGCAAAAACAAAGAATTGCGATTGCGAGAGCAATCATTAAAAACCCCAAAATACTTTTGTTAGATGAGGCTACTAGCGCATTAGATGTGGAGTCAGAGAGGATAGTTCAGGAGGCATTGGATAGAATCATGGTGGACAGAACTACACTCGTGGTGGCACATCGTCTAACTACTGTGAGAAATGCTGATTGCATATCAGTTGTTCAACAAGGAAAGATAGTTGAACAAG GTTCCCATGATGAATTGGTGCTAAACTTGGATGGTGCGTACTCTCAACTTGTTCTGCTACAAGAAAGTCATAAAGAGCATAAAATAGACCGCCGATTGTCTACTCCAAGGTCTAAAAGTAAAAGCTTGTCAATGAAGCGGTCGATTAGTGGTTCGATAGGCAATAGTAGTGGGCATTCTTTCACGCTCCCCTTCGGTCTACCTAGCGCAATTGAATTTCCTGGAGGAAATGAAACACATGGGCAGAATCGGGAAGAGCTGAATGGTGATGGTGAGGTCCCAAAGAAAGCTCCTATGGTACAACTAGCGCTTCTTAACAAGCCAGAGGTACCTATTCTTCTGTTAGGATCTCTAGCTGCAGCAGTCCATGGAGTGCTTTTCCCAGTGTTTGGTTTAATACTTTCGGGTGCCATTAAAGCTTTCTATGAGCAACCAGATAAACTCAGAAAGGATACTAGTTTTTGGGGTCTGATGTGTGTTGTCATGGGTATCATATCAATAATCTCAATACCAGTAGAGTTCTCCTTGTTTGGACTAGCTGGTGGCAAGCTTATAGAACGCATCCGAGCTTTGTCATTTCAAAGCATTGTGCATCAAGAAGTTGCTTGGTTTGATGATCCGAGAAATTCCAG CGGAGCACTTGGTGCAAGACTGTCAATTGATTCTTCGAATGTCCGACGTTTAGTGGGAGATAACTTGTCTTTAATGGTTCAGATTATCTCAAATCTAGTCACCGGAGTTGTCATTGCTATCATTGCTGACTGGAAGCTTGCTTTGATTATCATATGTGTGATTCCACTTACTGGTATTCAAGGTTATGCCAATGTGAAGTTCTTGAATGGTTTCAGTCAAGATGCTAAG ATGATGAATGAAGATGCGAGTCAAGTGGCCACAGATGCAGTTAGTAGTATAAGGACTGTAGCTTCTTTTTGTTCTGAAAAAAGAATTACAAGAATATATGAGCAGAAATGTGAGGCCTCAAAGAATCAAGGATTCAAAACAGGAATAGCCGGGGGCATTGGATTTGGTTTTTCATTCCTGATGTTGTACCTTACATACGCTCTTTGTTTCTATGTTGGAGGGCAATTCGTGCGCCATGGAAAATCAAATTTTGGTGATGTTTTTgag GTTTTCTTCGCACTGATGTTAGCAACTTTGGGAGTATCTCAAACAAGTGCAATGGCATCCGATTCAAAAAAAGCAAAGGATTCAGCTATCTCCGTATTTGCTTTGCTGGACCGGAAGTCTGAAATCGACTCAAGTAGCAATGAGGGCTTGACTTTAGACGAGCTCAAGGGCAACATCGATTTTCGACATGTCAGCTTCAACTACCCAACACGCCCAGATGTTGTGATATTTAACAACTTTACCCTGCACATTCCCTATGGAAAG ACTATTGCACTCGTTGGAGAGAGTGGTTGTGGCAAGTCAACTGTAATCTCTCTGTTGGAGAGATTCTACAATCCTGATTCAGGTACCATTTTATTGGATGGAGTGGAAATCAAGAGCTTGAACATCAATTGGTTGAGGAAGCAAACTGGACTAGTGAGCCAAGAGCCTGTACTGTTCAATGACACAATCCGTGCCAACATAGCCTATGGAAAGGACGGGGAAGTCAGTGAGGAGGAGGTCATTGCAGCGGCGAAGGCATCCAATGCGCACGAGTTCATATCAAGCCTTCCTCAAGGATATGAAACCTCTGTTGGGGAGAGAGGGATACAACTATCTGGTGGCCAGAAGCAGCGGGTGGCTATCGCAAGGGCCATACTGAAAGACCCGAAGATACTGCTGCTCGACGAGGCGACCAGCGCCTTGGATGCTGAATCTGAGCGGATCGTGCAGCATGCCTTGGATCATGTGATGGTCGGCAGGACCACGGTTGCCGTGGCGCACCGCCTCTCGACGATCAAAGGCGCCGATATCATTGCAGTCCTCAAGGATGGTGCGATTGTGGAGAAAGGGGGGCACGAGTCCCTGATGAACATCAAAGATGGAGTGTACGCTTCACTTGTTGAACTTCGTTCGGCTCACCATGAAAATGCCTAG